The genomic interval TTACCCATTCTTGTTTCAAGAGGTTTAGCAGTCAAAGGTTTATCAGGGAAAACACGAATCCAAACCATTCCTGTTCTCTTTGTTGCACGTGTCATAGCAATACGAGCCGCTTCAATTTGGCGTGAATCAATTCTTCCATGTTCTAAAGCTTTAATTCCAAATTCACCAAATGCTAAGGAGGTTCCGCGAAATGCCTTTCCGCGATTGCGTCCTTTCATTTGCTTTCTATATTTTGTTCTTTTTGGCATTAACATAGTTTATTGCCCCCTTCTTTTTCTTGTCGGACGATTGGATTTTTCTTCGCCCTCTTCACTTTGTTTGTCTGCTTGGATTCCTTTTTGCAATACCTCACCTTTGAAAATCCAAACTTTTACACCTATATTCCCATAAGTTGTCAAGGCTTCTGCAAAACCATAATCAATTTTTGCCCTCAAAGTATGAAGTGGGATTCTACCTTCCATATACCATTCCGTTCTTGCCATTTCAGCTCCAGCTAAACGACCAGAAACACGAACCTTGACTCCTCTTGCGCCAGATTTCATTGCACCTTGCATTACTTTTTTCATCGCTCTTCTAAAAGCAACGCGTCTTTCAAGTTGTGTAGCAACACTTTCTGCGGATAGTTGTGCATTACTTTGTGGTTTTTTTACTTCCTTAATATTAATAAAAACATCTTTATTAACAATCTTTTTTAGAGATTCTTTGAGTTTTTCAACATCTGCGCCCTTTTTTCCAATAATAATACCCGGACGAGCAGCGATTACCGTTACGCGAACTTTTTTTGCGGTGCGCTCCACCAAAATATCACTCACGCCAGCATAATAAAGCTCTTTTTTCAAGAATTTTCTAATTTTATGGTCTTCGGCTATATTTTGTGGTGCGCTAGCAAATGAAGGAAACCATCTTGATTCCCAATTTCTATTAATACCAAGTCTTAGACCAATCGGATTAACTTTTTGACCCATTACTTATCCTTACTTTTTTGTGCTACTTCTACAAAAATATGTGAAGTCGGTTTTCTAACTGGAGTTGCTCTACCTCTTGCTCTTGGTGTAAAACGTCTAAGCACAGGACCAGCATCTACTCTACAAGAAGAGACAATTACATTTTCAGCCTCATAGCCACCATTTGCAACTGCCGATGCGATTACTTTAGAAATCACTCTTGCCGCTTTATTTGGCATAAATTCCAATGAAGCAATCGCTAATTCAGCATTCATTCCTTGAACTTCCCTTGCAATCAATCTTGCTTTCGTAGGAGATAAACGAATATATCTTAATAATGCTTTACTCATTTGAATCTCCCTTATTTGCCAATTTTCTTTTGGACACTGCCTTTGTGTCCTTTAAAAGTTCTTGTGGGAGCAAATTCGCCCAACTTATAACCAACATGGTTTTCTGTTACATAAACAGGAACGAAAGCTCTACCATTATGCACATTAAAAGTAAAGCCAATCATATCAGGCACAATAGTGCTTCTGCGCGACCATGTTTTAATTGGTTTATTATCTTTTGCCTCTTTTGCTTTGAGCACTTTTTTCATTAAATGCTCATCAACAAAAGGACCTTTTTTTATTGATCTAGCCATTTACTTTCCTTATTTTTTTCTTCTTGAGATAATCAACTTATCACTTGCTTTCTTTCTACGTGTCTTATAGCCTTTAGCCGGCATACCCCATGGAGAAACTGGATGTCCGCTAGAACCTGTTTTGCCCTCACCACCACCATGTGGGTGATCTACTGGGTTCATCGCTGCACCTCTTGATTGCGGACGGATACCTAAATGACGATTGCGTCCCGCTTTACCAATAGAGATATTTGCAAAATCTTCATTTCCAACGGTTCCAATTGTTGCCATACATTCACCTAAAATATAACGCATTTCACCACTTGGCATTCTTAGAATAGAGTATTTACCCTCTCTACCCATTAATTGCGCACTAGCTCCTGCACTTCTTGCAAGTTGTCCTCCCCGTCCAGGATACATTTCAATATTATGAACCACCGTTCCAATTGGAATATTTTTAATCTTCATTGCATAACCAAGACGAATATCTAATCCACCCTCTGCAGAGATAATCGTATCTCCCAATTTTAAACCGCTAGGTTGAATGATATATCGTTTTTCGCCATCCTTGTAGTTAATTAATGCAATTCTACAATTTCTATAAGGATCGTATTCAATCGCGCTGACTTTGCCCTCAATATTGTGCTTATTACGCTTAAAGTCAATAATGCGATAGAGTTTTTTTGCTCCGCCCTCTTTATGGCGACTTGTGATTCTACCATTATTGTTGCGTCCTGCATGCACAGGAAGTTTAACCAATAACTTTCTTACACTAGCTTTTGCAGTAATATTTTCTGAACTAAGATTGCTCATAAATCTTCTACTCGGAGTGTATGGTTTGTAAGTTTTAATTGCCATTTTTTACTCCTTAAACTGCCAAAGATTCAATTTTTGCGCCTTCTGGAAGCTTCACATAAAACTTCTTGAAGTCGTTTCTTTTGCCAATAACACCACGGAATCTCTTAACTTTCCCTTCTTGTCTCAAAGAATTAATTGACAAAGGCGTTACACCAAAATATTCTTTAAACACTTCTTTTAATTGTGTTTTACTCAATTTTGGAGAAGTTTGCACTACAAGAACACTTTGCTCTTGAAGTTTCAAAGACTTCTCGGTATACATAATGGATTTAATATCTGTAATACTTGCCATCTTAACCCTCTTTAGTGATAGATTCAAAAAGCGATTTTTCAATCACTACAGACCTAAATGTCGCAACGAGATAAGCATTTAATTCGGCACCATCAATCAAATAACAATCTTTAATATTTCTAAATGCCAAAAATGTTTTTTCATCAAAAATGTGCGAAATAAAAAGGGTATTGCGTTGATTCAATGCTTTAAACAAAGCACAAGCATCTTTTGTCTTCCCACTTTCTATTTGAATCTTATCTACAATAAATAAACTATTTGCATTTGCTTTTTCTAATAAAGCATATTGCAATGCAAGTCTTTTTTGTTTTTTATTTACTTTCAAATTGTAGTTTCTGTTATTGCTTGGTCCGTGTGCAACACCACCACCTACAAAAACAGGAGAGGTAATGCTTCCCGCTCTTGCTCTACCGCCACCTTTCTGACTCCACGGCTTTTTACCACCACCACTTACTCTACTGCGTGTCTTTGCCATTGCATTATTTGCACGCAACGACGCCAAAAATGATTTAATGTAAAGATAAAGATTATGCGCATTGATGTCTTTATAGGATTCTGGTAATTGTTCTTCACCAGCTTTTTTCAAGTTTTTATCTAAAATAATTGCTTTACTCATTTCACAACCTTTAACTTACCAAATGCACCTTTGAATCCCGGAACTGAACCTCTCAAAACAAGTACATTATGTTCTTTGTCAAAAGAAATAATTTCGTTTTGCACTGTTACTTTTTCATCGCCATAATGTCCTGCCATTTTTTTACCCGGCTGAACACGTCCTGGCCACTCACGATTCCCGATTGAACCTGGAGCTCTATGGAATCTACTACCATGCGCTCCTGGACCACCTTGGAAATTCCATCTTTTCATTACGCCACTAAAACCGCGTCCTTTTGTATTAAAAGAGACTTTTACTCTTTTTGCACTCTCTAAAATAGATAAATCTAAATCACCTGCTTCCGTATTACTTACTTGAAGTGTTGCAAATTTATTATATTCTTTATCAAGATTATATTTTTTTTGCTGACCTGCGATAGCTTTATTTACACTTTTGCCTTGTTGATAAGCAACAAGTGCCTTACCACTTTCTAAGATTTCACAAATCTTTGCAGATTTTACTTTTAGTAAGGTTACAGGAATACTTGGCTTGGCAACGGTTCTGCTCATTCCAATTTTTTCTACTAAAAATTCCATTTATACCCCTTATTTTCCCATTGAACGGACTTCTACATCCACTTCTGGTGCCATATCCAATTTTGTCAGACTATCCACCGTTTCTGGAGTTGCTGAAACAATATCAATGATTCTTGTATGCACTCTGATTTCAAATTGCTCTCTTGAATCTTTATTGATATGAGGAGATTTCAAGACAGTATAACGTCTTTTTTTAGTTGGAAGCGGAATAGGACCGCGAATCTCTGCACCTGTCCTCTTAACGGCTTCTACGATTGAGATAACCGATCTGTCAAGAACGCGATGATCGTACGCTTTTAACTTAAGTCTAATTTTTTCCATATTATTTTTCCTTCAAAGAACTCATCTAACATTAAATTGCCGATGTATATTTTGGAAGCCGAGATTATACTAAACATTCCTATTTTTAGCAATATTTTTTAATAATATTTTTTAATATTTTTATAATTTATTTCCTTTATAAAAGGAAATAAATAAAATTTAGCGACTTCAAAAATCAACTATAATTTTCTGTATCATTGTTTATTCTCTGCTATAATTTAGTAAATAAGAAGTTTGCTATGAAAAAACTAGGGTTGATTTGGCGGTGTAGGTGTAGAATCCACGATTCCTTAATTACAAAGGCATTGTTTATGGTGTGCAAAAACGCGTGGGAAAATCCTTTTTTCCAAATCCCACAATCAATGATTTAAATCTTGCAAAAGCGAATCCTTTTCTCACTCTATCTTAATCAACAACGATAAGTTGTTTTGCTTTTGCATAAATGACTTAAAAAACACTCCGTGCATTGAGGACTCACTGCCTTGCAAATATATCTCCCAAAAAGCACCATTGCTTGATGAAGCGTTGCAAGATTGTCTTTATAAGCCTTTGTCAAATCCTCCTCTGTGGCAAGAGGCGTGCTTGCACTACTTAAACCTAAGCGATGAGAGACGCGAAACACATGTGTATCTACGGCGATGAAATTCGCCTCTTTGGATTCTATTAATACAACATTGGCTGTTTTTTGCCCTACTCCAGGTAGAGACTTTAACGCTTCGCGCTCTAGTGGAATCTCTCCACCAAATCGCTCACAAACTTCCTTTGCCATTGCTTTGAGATTCTCTGCTTTGTTATTAAAGAAACTGCAAGTTTTGATACATTCCTTAATAGAATCCAAATCAGCACCGCTCAATGCCTTTGGTGTAGGATATTTTTCAAAAAGAGCTGGAGTGATGAGATTCACACGCTTGTCGGTGCATTGAGCCGAAAGCATAACCGCAATCAATAGTTCAAAATCATTCCGATAATTCAACTCCGTTTTTGCATCTTTGTAATGCTCCAAAAACAAAGCTTTAATGCGGGCAACTTCTGCTTTCGTAACTTTTTTAACTTTGACTTCCTTAGTGGTTTTGGAATCTTTTTTGGATTTTGATTCTAGCATTTGTTTTTCCTTATATTTAATTAAAGATTTCAAAGGGCGAAGTAATCACACGTTTTAAAATATTAAAAGGCGAGAGCAAAAAATCCTGCACTGCTTGCGTATGCACCTGTGGATTTTCTAATGTGCCATCAATCTTAAAAGCTGTGGAAATCGCCCCATTCTCTCCTAATACAATATAATTAACAAGCGGAATCTTACTGATGATTCCACCAAAAGACTTCGCGGTAATCAACTCTGCATTGAAATCAATGACTTGTGATTCTATCTGCACAATTCCGCGACCTTTAATATCAATAGAAGAGCCTTTCAAATCAAGTGCTTCAATGGCTAAAAACTCATCATTTAAACCAAATTCTACCACTCCCTCATTGACATAATAGCCCTTATGATTGAATCCCGGAGACTTCAAAGTCAATAAAGAGGGAATCGTATCAATAAATGCCATCACATTTTGCAAGACATTCAATTCATTCAAGGAAGTATTTAAAAGAGTAATCTTCCCTATTAACGCTCCCTTTTCATTTGTGTTTGCATTCACAAAAAACCGCCCCTTATGCACACCCTTCTTTTGTAGAATCGCATTGATAAATTCATCGCCAAACTCTTTTGCATCTAAAGTCAAGAAATCACCGCGTTTATAAAGATTGGCTTGTCCATTTTTATGCTTCAATCCCACATTAATTTCTCCATTGACAAGCGCAATCTCAAAAGAATCCGCCAAAATATTACGATTCTTTACCCATAGATTAGAATCTTGTCCTTTAATTAAGATTGGAATATTGTCGCTAGAGCTATTATTAGAAAATTGTTCCAAATCTAAACCTAAGCTAAGATTTTTTAAGTTGATTCTTTTTGCCTCTGCATTATTTTGTAAAACGAAAGAACCATCTTTGGATTGTAGAGTAAAACCCAAAGGAGTATAATCAAAAGTCAAATCCATTGTTTGAAGCGGTGCATTGTCTTGTTTATTGCGCAAAATTTCTTGCTCTGTTTGCACAGAAATGTCTGCAAAATATTTTTCAAAATCTTGCGTACGAACCTGCAACATTCCCTCTGTAATTTTGTATTCCTGCAAGATTTTAGAAAAAGGTAGAATCCCACTTAATCTATTCAAATGAAACACATAGTTTTGTCCAAAAATTGCTTCAAAATTAAAAGTTGGTAACGCAAAAACAATCTTTTGTTTTTGCGCAAAATTTACATTAAAGGGCAAAGATTGATTTGTAATCTGCAAAACTTCGGGGGATTCTTTAGAAAGTAAAAGTGAGGTGATAAGCAAATCCCCACTAATCGTTTTTGCCTGCGTATCAATCACAAAATTAGAATCACTTTTAAGCAAATCTTGATAACTCGTGTTTTTAGATTCCACTTTAATAAGATGATTATCAAGTTGAAGATTCAAACTATCAGAAATCAAAGGAGTTTTTTGAAGCAATACTTCAATATCTTTTGATTTAAAAATTCCTTTAGCAGTCAAATCCAATGTATCCAAATTTAATCCAATATACAAGTCTGAAGCAATCTTTGCATTTGGAGCACTAAGCGGCAAAGTAATCTCGTACGCCTCTAGCAACTTTAAAATTGCAGAATCTAATGCCGTATTAGTTTTAATATGCACTTGCAACAATGGATTATCACTTACGATGTCTTTTAAAATAACTTGACTACCATTTGCGCTATGGTGTTGGTAGGTTGGATTCAGGGGATAAAATTCCAAAGCATTGTTTTGAAAAACGAGCTTCACAGAATCCGCGTGAGCTGGGGGAAGTTTGGGGTGAAAGATGACTTCTACATTTTGTGCTTCACCCAACACATACAAGGAAGCAAGGGAATCTTGCAAGATTGTTTTACTTCTTAATGGAATCGTAATGCCAAATTCATTAATTCTAGCCGATTCCACACTATAATTATCAAAAATCCATTCCTCTACCAATTTATTCTCAAACTTCGGTAGCAAAGTGCGCAAAAATTTAATATCCACAAAAGTATCACTAGAACCTTTAATTGTAAGATTCCTAAGATTGCTTTGCACTTGTAAATCTAAACGCATATAAGGATAATAATGCTTACGATGGACAAAACTTAGCTTACCCTCCATTTGCACATTTTGACGACGCAAGTCATAAACTCCGCTACCTTGATAATAGATTCCATAAGATTTCATATACAAATCTTGAATACGAATCAAAACCTTAGACGCATTTTCTTGCAAGTTGATTTTGGCATAAACTTCTGGGAGATTTAAGGTAAAATTGTCTCCGTCATAATAAAGATTGGCTTGATAATCTTGAAAACCAATTTGTTGAATGTTTATTTTTTGGAAATATTGCAAAATAAAATGAAAATTTTTGGCATAAAGAATCTGTGTTTTAATGTCCAAAGATTCCGAAGAGTGTGTAGTTTTTATTTTATTGAGATTTAAAGATTCTATTTCTAAAATCAATTTTTTATCTAATCTTAGATAAAATCCCTTAATTTGTGTGCCGGCTAGTCCAAATCGCTCAATTTTAATTCCATTATACAAAAAGGTATAAAGAACAATGAATATTCCAACAAAAAAGACGAGTAACAAGACAATCTTTAACGTTTTGGTAGATGGTTTTTTCATTTTGCTCATTATTTTATGTTTTTATTTACAAATCCCAATGAATTCAAGCCAAGTAGTTTATATTCCAAAGGGTGGGACAAGCGAAATTATAACATAC from Helicobacter ganmani carries:
- the rplP gene encoding 50S ribosomal protein L16, which gives rise to MLMPKRTKYRKQMKGRNRGKAFRGTSLAFGEFGIKALEHGRIDSRQIEAARIAMTRATKRTGMVWIRVFPDKPLTAKPLETRMGKGKGAVDKWVMNIKPGRIIYEMGSVDESLARSALALAQSKLPFKTKIVTREGENEIY
- the rpsC gene encoding 30S ribosomal protein S3, with amino-acid sequence MGQKVNPIGLRLGINRNWESRWFPSFASAPQNIAEDHKIRKFLKKELYYAGVSDILVERTAKKVRVTVIAARPGIIIGKKGADVEKLKESLKKIVNKDVFINIKEVKKPQSNAQLSAESVATQLERRVAFRRAMKKVMQGAMKSGARGVKVRVSGRLAGAEMARTEWYMEGRIPLHTLRAKIDYGFAEALTTYGNIGVKVWIFKGEVLQKGIQADKQSEEGEEKSNRPTRKRRGQ
- the rplV gene encoding 50S ribosomal protein L22, which produces MSKALLRYIRLSPTKARLIAREVQGMNAELAIASLEFMPNKAARVISKVIASAVANGGYEAENVIVSSCRVDAGPVLRRFTPRARGRATPVRKPTSHIFVEVAQKSKDK
- the rpsS gene encoding 30S ribosomal protein S19; the encoded protein is MARSIKKGPFVDEHLMKKVLKAKEAKDNKPIKTWSRRSTIVPDMIGFTFNVHNGRAFVPVYVTENHVGYKLGEFAPTRTFKGHKGSVQKKIGK
- the rplB gene encoding 50S ribosomal protein L2, whose product is MAIKTYKPYTPSRRFMSNLSSENITAKASVRKLLVKLPVHAGRNNNGRITSRHKEGGAKKLYRIIDFKRNKHNIEGKVSAIEYDPYRNCRIALINYKDGEKRYIIQPSGLKLGDTIISAEGGLDIRLGYAMKIKNIPIGTVVHNIEMYPGRGGQLARSAGASAQLMGREGKYSILRMPSGEMRYILGECMATIGTVGNEDFANISIGKAGRNRHLGIRPQSRGAAMNPVDHPHGGGEGKTGSSGHPVSPWGMPAKGYKTRRKKASDKLIISRRKK
- a CDS encoding 50S ribosomal protein L23, whose translation is MASITDIKSIMYTEKSLKLQEQSVLVVQTSPKLSKTQLKEVFKEYFGVTPLSINSLRQEGKVKRFRGVIGKRNDFKKFYVKLPEGAKIESLAV
- the rplD gene encoding 50S ribosomal protein L4, with amino-acid sequence MSKAIILDKNLKKAGEEQLPESYKDINAHNLYLYIKSFLASLRANNAMAKTRSRVSGGGKKPWSQKGGGRARAGSITSPVFVGGGVAHGPSNNRNYNLKVNKKQKRLALQYALLEKANANSLFIVDKIQIESGKTKDACALFKALNQRNTLFISHIFDEKTFLAFRNIKDCYLIDGAELNAYLVATFRSVVIEKSLFESITKEG
- the rplC gene encoding 50S ribosomal protein L3 is translated as MEFLVEKIGMSRTVAKPSIPVTLLKVKSAKICEILESGKALVAYQQGKSVNKAIAGQQKKYNLDKEYNKFATLQVSNTEAGDLDLSILESAKRVKVSFNTKGRGFSGVMKRWNFQGGPGAHGSRFHRAPGSIGNREWPGRVQPGKKMAGHYGDEKVTVQNEIISFDKEHNVLVLRGSVPGFKGAFGKLKVVK
- the rpsJ gene encoding 30S ribosomal protein S10, with the protein product MEKIRLKLKAYDHRVLDRSVISIVEAVKRTGAEIRGPIPLPTKKRRYTVLKSPHINKDSREQFEIRVHTRIIDIVSATPETVDSLTKLDMAPEVDVEVRSMGK
- the nth gene encoding endonuclease III, with translation MLESKSKKDSKTTKEVKVKKVTKAEVARIKALFLEHYKDAKTELNYRNDFELLIAVMLSAQCTDKRVNLITPALFEKYPTPKALSGADLDSIKECIKTCSFFNNKAENLKAMAKEVCERFGGEIPLEREALKSLPGVGQKTANVVLIESKEANFIAVDTHVFRVSHRLGLSSASTPLATEEDLTKAYKDNLATLHQAMVLFGRYICKAVSPQCTECFLSHLCKSKTTYRC
- a CDS encoding YhdP family protein, encoding MKKPSTKTLKIVLLLVFFVGIFIVLYTFLYNGIKIERFGLAGTQIKGFYLRLDKKLILEIESLNLNKIKTTHSSESLDIKTQILYAKNFHFILQYFQKINIQQIGFQDYQANLYYDGDNFTLNLPEVYAKINLQENASKVLIRIQDLYMKSYGIYYQGSGVYDLRRQNVQMEGKLSFVHRKHYYPYMRLDLQVQSNLRNLTIKGSSDTFVDIKFLRTLLPKFENKLVEEWIFDNYSVESARINEFGITIPLRSKTILQDSLASLYVLGEAQNVEVIFHPKLPPAHADSVKLVFQNNALEFYPLNPTYQHHSANGSQVILKDIVSDNPLLQVHIKTNTALDSAILKLLEAYEITLPLSAPNAKIASDLYIGLNLDTLDLTAKGIFKSKDIEVLLQKTPLISDSLNLQLDNHLIKVESKNTSYQDLLKSDSNFVIDTQAKTISGDLLITSLLLSKESPEVLQITNQSLPFNVNFAQKQKIVFALPTFNFEAIFGQNYVFHLNRLSGILPFSKILQEYKITEGMLQVRTQDFEKYFADISVQTEQEILRNKQDNAPLQTMDLTFDYTPLGFTLQSKDGSFVLQNNAEAKRINLKNLSLGLDLEQFSNNSSSDNIPILIKGQDSNLWVKNRNILADSFEIALVNGEINVGLKHKNGQANLYKRGDFLTLDAKEFGDEFINAILQKKGVHKGRFFVNANTNEKGALIGKITLLNTSLNELNVLQNVMAFIDTIPSLLTLKSPGFNHKGYYVNEGVVEFGLNDEFLAIEALDLKGSSIDIKGRGIVQIESQVIDFNAELITAKSFGGIISKIPLVNYIVLGENGAISTAFKIDGTLENPQVHTQAVQDFLLSPFNILKRVITSPFEIFN